The following proteins are encoded in a genomic region of Dasypus novemcinctus isolate mDasNov1 chromosome 21, mDasNov1.1.hap2, whole genome shotgun sequence:
- the LOC131274868 gene encoding keratin-associated protein 4-9-like yields MASSCCGSMCSDQGCGQGLCQESCCQPSCFVSSCHRPSCCVSTCCCPSNCVSSSCRPSCGESTCCRPTCCVSSCYRPSCCQSVHSQPECCRPNCCISSCCRPSCSGSTCCGSSCCRPSCCISSCCRPSCSSSSCCDASCCRPSCCISSCCRPSCCNPCCSQTSCCLRPVCGQVSCHTTCYRPTCVISTCPRPTCSAPSCC; encoded by the coding sequence ATGGCCAGCTCCTGTTGTGGCTCCATGTGCTCTGACCAGGGCTGTGGCCAAGGCCTTTGCCAGGAGAGCTGCTGCCAACCCAGCTGTTTTGTGTCTAGCTGCCACAGGCCCAGCTGCTGTGTGTCCACCTGCTGCTGCCCCAGCAATTGTGTATCCAGCTCTTGCCGCCCCAGCTGTGGTGAGTCTACTTGTTGCCGCCCAACGTGCTGTGTGTCCAGCTGCTACAGGCCCAGCTGCTGCCAGTCTGTGCACTCCCAGCCCGAATGTTGCCGCCCCAACTGCTGCATCTCCAGCTGCTGCCGTCCCTCCTGCAGTGGCTCAACCTGCTGTGGTTCTAGCTGCTGCCGCCCCAGCTGCTGCATCTCCAGCTGCTGCCGCCCTTCCTGCAGTAGCTCCAGCTGCTGTGATGCTAGCTGCTGCCGCCCCAGCTGCTGCATCTCCAGCTGCTGCCGTCCTTCTTGCTGTAATCCCTGCTGCAGCCAGACCAGCTGCTGCCTGCGCCCAGTCTGTGGCCAAGTCTCCTGCCACACCACCTGCTACCGCCCAACCTGTGTCATCTCCacctgcccccgccccacctgCTCTGCCCCCTCCTGCTGCTGA